The following proteins are encoded in a genomic region of Nicoliella spurrieriana:
- a CDS encoding YdhK family protein has protein sequence MKNMKIVAGLTAAAVAALLIVPVGVNAMSSHSSAKTSSSTSMKDMSSSSSMHKMMDMSSSSSMHKMMDMSSSSSMHKMGSASGMSHMKMGSMMMKANGGKAPKGLKMDPNAKYQRGSKVKILASHMPGMKGATATVTGAYKTDLYTIDFTPTNGGKEVKNHKYVVAKEVKAANKGQLKVGTKITVKADHMTGMKGAKGKIVAVKKGPAYMVNFKATNSSMVYKNHKWLAQSDLTSIK, from the coding sequence ATGAAAAATATGAAAATAGTTGCTGGTTTAACCGCTGCTGCGGTCGCTGCATTATTGATCGTACCGGTAGGGGTCAACGCAATGAGCAGTCATTCTAGTGCAAAGACTAGCAGTAGCACTTCAATGAAAGATATGAGTAGTAGTTCATCAATGCATAAGATGATGGACATGAGTAGTAGTTCATCAATGCATAAGATGATGGACATGAGCAGTAGTTCATCAATGCATAAAATGGGTAGCGCAAGTGGCATGAGCCATATGAAGATGGGCTCAATGATGATGAAGGCAAATGGTGGTAAGGCGCCTAAGGGGCTTAAGATGGATCCAAATGCTAAGTATCAACGGGGCAGTAAGGTCAAAATCTTAGCAAGCCACATGCCCGGTATGAAGGGCGCTACCGCAACCGTTACGGGTGCTTACAAAACTGATTTATACACAATTGACTTTACGCCTACTAATGGTGGGAAGGAAGTTAAAAACCATAAGTACGTAGTGGCTAAGGAAGTTAAGGCTGCTAACAAGGGTCAATTGAAGGTAGGGACTAAGATTACCGTTAAAGCTGACCATATGACTGGCATGAAGGGTGCTAAGGGTAAAATTGTTGCCGTTAAGAAGGGCCCTGCATACATGGTTAATTTTAAGGCTACTAACAGTAGCATGGTTTATAAGAATCATAAGTGGCTCGCCCAATCAGATTTAACCAGTATCAAATAA
- a CDS encoding C40 family peptidase, with amino-acid sequence MNTTSANADTTSTTQTQSKQTESQDGNTKSTTVTKTVKKSNAGTSVDTTKDSTYNQAYNATKKLYQTRYHFYKQLNNVGKVASAKGDYGKSFKLTRIAKTNKDTYVKTARGWISSNAFNQYVKEQGSMNEKMKVTNASTAVYSAPAATKNAQKLGTASSLGLTDQWLNVNYRKYTNTKEGYFRVTKDGQNYYINGRDMEFNLSGLNSHNAKIEKAIKVGEALVGKSPYSWGGGRTAASIAARRFDCSSFIHYIYAKAGVNLGSVTATTYTLAKEGRAVNYKNMKRGDIFFFNDKKEGAFCHVGIYLGRGLFLNDSPSTDTHGVGISSLSDPHWARRFNHVVRRVV; translated from the coding sequence ATGAACACAACATCAGCGAATGCTGATACTACTAGTACGACCCAAACCCAAAGTAAACAAACTGAATCGCAAGATGGGAATACTAAATCAACGACGGTGACTAAGACCGTTAAGAAATCAAATGCTGGCACTAGCGTTGATACGACTAAGGATTCTACATATAACCAGGCATACAATGCCACTAAGAAGCTTTATCAAACCCGTTATCATTTTTACAAACAATTGAACAACGTTGGGAAAGTGGCTTCTGCTAAGGGTGACTATGGGAAATCATTTAAGTTAACCCGGATTGCTAAGACCAATAAGGATACCTACGTCAAAACGGCCCGTGGTTGGATCAGCAGTAATGCATTCAATCAATACGTTAAGGAACAGGGGAGCATGAATGAAAAAATGAAGGTAACGAATGCCAGTACCGCTGTTTATTCTGCGCCTGCTGCCACTAAAAACGCTCAAAAGTTAGGGACCGCAAGTAGCCTTGGATTAACTGACCAATGGTTAAACGTGAACTACCGGAAGTACACGAACACCAAGGAGGGCTATTTCCGGGTAACTAAGGATGGCCAAAATTACTACATTAACGGTCGGGATATGGAATTTAACCTCAGTGGCTTGAATAGCCACAATGCAAAAATTGAAAAGGCGATTAAGGTCGGTGAAGCATTGGTTGGCAAGTCACCTTATTCATGGGGTGGCGGGAGAACCGCTGCTAGTATTGCTGCTCGGCGGTTCGACTGCTCCTCATTTATTCACTACATCTACGCCAAAGCGGGAGTTAACTTAGGTTCGGTTACCGCTACGACCTATACATTAGCAAAGGAAGGCCGCGCCGTTAACTATAAGAACATGAAGCGTGGTGACATCTTCTTCTTTAATGATAAGAAGGAGGGGGCATTTTGTCACGTCGGGATTTACCTTGGCCGTGGGTTGTTCTTGAACGACTCACCTTCAACTGATACCCATGGAGTGGGCATTTCAAGCCTTAGTGATCCACACTGGGCAAGACGCTTTAACCACGTTGTAAGACGGGTAGTCTAA
- the budA gene encoding acetolactate decarboxylase, with product MKDTKTLFQHGTLALLVPGLFDGTIKMDEFMKHGDTGIGTGEGLDGELIVVAGVAYQIDGAGNVNKLDSRFTLPFGNMHFADYQPLKQVDGLDFVNFPENILATGGLANSFFSVKLHGTFKTMQTRSIDKQSKPYHTLAECAGKQHVFDGEDKTGTVIAYYAPQLFNGVAVGGFHSHFLADDLSQGGHILDFTGFSGDVELQVFDNLAQSLPVNDPEFKNHDFSKDDIEGAIKASE from the coding sequence ATGAAGGATACAAAAACGTTATTTCAACATGGGACGTTAGCACTATTGGTCCCAGGATTATTCGATGGCACCATTAAGATGGACGAATTTATGAAGCACGGTGATACTGGCATTGGGACCGGTGAAGGGCTTGATGGTGAATTGATCGTAGTAGCTGGAGTGGCCTACCAAATCGATGGGGCGGGCAACGTTAATAAGTTAGATAGTCGTTTTACGTTACCATTCGGGAACATGCACTTTGCTGATTATCAACCACTTAAGCAGGTTGACGGCTTAGACTTTGTGAACTTTCCTGAAAATATTTTAGCGACCGGTGGGCTAGCCAATAGCTTCTTTTCAGTGAAACTACATGGGACCTTTAAGACCATGCAGACCCGTTCGATCGATAAGCAAAGCAAGCCTTACCATACGTTAGCTGAATGTGCCGGTAAGCAACACGTTTTTGATGGCGAGGACAAAACCGGGACCGTAATTGCTTACTATGCACCCCAATTATTTAACGGGGTCGCAGTCGGGGGCTTTCATAGCCACTTCTTAGCAGATGATTTATCACAGGGGGGCCATATCTTAGACTTTACCGGATTCAGCGGAGATGTTGAACTCCAGGTCTTTGATAACTTAGCCCAATCACTCCCTGTCAATGATCCTGAATTTAAGAATCATGATTTCTCAAAGGATGATATTGAAGGGGCAATTAAAGCGTCTGAATAA
- a CDS encoding class I SAM-dependent methyltransferase has translation MIKKLLMYGVDDPYWFYVGIISAIVIAAADFKRLWWLSVIFLLITLLTVLKTIRKFQIINSLLTDQALLPVERGLDLSVGTGYSTVRLARAALYGQITGIEDAYQSSGDHARNNVYKRMVGNRVNVMAGDITHLPFPDDSFDVITGNYSKMTELSINNRKKRKAICDEVERLIKKDGTGSILMVNTKRQIRKMAIEFSKKEGFQVYLADPELRVKFGYGALKIEVK, from the coding sequence ATGATTAAGAAATTATTAATGTACGGGGTGGACGACCCGTACTGGTTTTATGTCGGAATTATCTCTGCAATTGTGATCGCAGCCGCCGATTTTAAACGGTTATGGTGGCTGTCCGTGATTTTTTTACTAATTACGTTACTTACGGTCCTAAAAACAATTCGAAAGTTTCAAATCATTAACAGCCTTTTGACCGACCAAGCTTTACTACCGGTGGAGCGGGGGTTAGATTTGAGCGTCGGGACTGGTTATTCTACCGTGCGGTTAGCCCGTGCGGCGCTGTATGGTCAAATCACCGGAATTGAAGATGCTTACCAAAGTAGCGGTGACCACGCTAGAAATAACGTTTATAAACGAATGGTCGGCAATCGGGTCAATGTAATGGCCGGTGATATTACCCACTTGCCATTCCCGGATGATAGCTTTGATGTGATTACCGGCAATTATTCCAAGATGACCGAGTTATCAATTAATAATCGTAAAAAGCGAAAGGCAATCTGTGATGAGGTGGAACGGTTAATCAAAAAGGATGGGACCGGAAGCATTCTAATGGTCAATACCAAACGCCAGATTCGTAAAATGGCAATCGAGTTTAGTAAAAAAGAGGGGTTTCAGGTCTACCTTGCAGATCCAGAGCTGCGCGTCAAGTTTGGCTATGGCGCGCTGAAAATTGAAGTAAAATAA